A genomic stretch from Nilaparvata lugens isolate BPH chromosome 8, ASM1435652v1, whole genome shotgun sequence includes:
- the LOC120352824 gene encoding uncharacterized protein LOC120352824 encodes MRVRAIGERGTPLTRVVGGSGRESITVLATVSADGGYLPPFIVYKGVSVQARWVSPNPYPGTLYSASSNGWMEEPQFFEWFCNGFVHHVTSLRVSKNCPDQKAILLYDGHASHISYRIIKTAMENKIELIKMPSHLTDKIQPLDKCVFGPVKNCWERKLISFGKKQIEKQGNCRISKSEFATLIGEVWKEAMISKNIVSGFTSTGLFPVNACKFPESAFNPQDLANYKRSRALVPMQPNQSIQPTPTNQDLTPVQEHIVDRPTETNIPNVSETPKKTPQQNKRVTPNTPTGIIEIFTTSMIKTHRIAEQTHANPLVKKDRKIPRLKPERYGEVLTTEEVLAKVKETEDKKELENKIKEEKKLQKIKNKGETKKQNLKRKLDFDSKNQKSKKKEDEITKDISDDDLEALKISVMRENTIEVEYEEPSWIKLTPGTFILVDFIGGSRNTTHYKYVCCIQDKDDDDGEIRVAGYRRFDEISTQFIVKDNDVSIINFDQILAILPEPVFKEVDRKVVFEFKGCVSVYEK; translated from the coding sequence ATGAGAGTAAGAGCCATTGGGGAAAGAGGCACTCCTCTTACAAGGGTTGTAGGTGGATCAGGGAGAGAGTCTATCACGGTATTAGCTACAGTATCAGCTGATGGGGGATATTTGCCCCCATTCATCGTGTACAAAGGTGTCTCTGTCCAGGCTAGGTGGGTTTCCCCCAATCCATATCCTGGAACTTTATACTCAGCATCAAGCAATGGGTGGATGGAGGAACCTCAGTTCTTTGAATGGTTTTGCAATGGGTTTGTGCACCATGTTACAAGCCTGAGGGTCAGTAAAAACTGCCCTGATCAGAAAGCCATTTTGCTGTATGATGGTCATGCGAGTCATATTAGTTATAGAATAATCAAAACGGCAATGGAAAACAAAATCGAACTCATAAAGATGCCAAGTCATCTTACAGATAAAATACAGCCACTGGATAAATGTGTTTTTGGGCCGGTAAAAAACTGTTGGGAAAGAAAATTAATTAGTTTTGGGAAAAAACAGATTGAGAAGCAAGGGAACTGTCGAATTTCTAAGTCAGAGTTTGCCACCCTTATTGGTGAAGTGTGGAAAGAAGCAATGATAAGTAAAAACATTGTTTCAGGCTTTACCTCTACTGGATTATTTCCAGTCAATGCTTGTAAATTCCCTGAAAGTGCCTTTAACCCCCAGGATCTTGCAAATTACAAAAGAAGCAGAGCCTTAGTTCCCATGCAGCCCAATCAGAGTATTCAACCAACCCCTACCAATCAGGATTTAACACCTGTCCAAGAACATATTGTGGACAGGCCTACTGAAACAAATATACCTAATGTGTCGGAAACCCCGAAAAAGACACCACAACAAAATAAAAGAGTTACTCCTAACACACCTACAGgcataatagaaatatttaCAACATCTATGATCAAAACCCATCGGATTGCTGAACAAACTCATGCAAATCCTTTAGTAAAAAAAGATCGTAAAATCCCAAGGTTGAAACCTGAACGTTATGGGGAAGTTCTGACGACAGAGGAGGTACTTGCTAAAGTTAAAGAAACCGAAGATAAAAAGGAACTTGAGAATAAAATCAAGGAAGAAAAGAAGctccaaaaaattaaaaataaaggtgaaacgaaaaaacaaaatttgaaaagaaaactTGATTTTGATAGCAAAAATCAGAAGTCAAAGAAAAAGGAAGATGAAATAACTAAAGACATTTCAGACGATGACCTTGAGGCTCTAAAAATATCAGTTATGAGAGAGAACACTATTGAAGTGGAATATGAAGAGCCAAGTTGGATAAAATTGACACCGGGAACATTTATTTTGGTAGATTTTATTGGAGGTTCCAGGAATACAACCCACTACAAGTATGTATGCTGTATTCAAgataaagatgatgatgatggagagatACGCGTTGCAGGGTACAGGAGGTTTGATGAAATATCTACTCAGTTTATTGTCAAGGACAATGATGTCAGTATCattaattttgatcaaattttagCTATTTTACCTGAACCTGTCTTTAAAGAGGTTGATAGAAAAGTTGTCTTTGAATTTAAGGGGTGTGTATCAGTTTATGAAAAGTAA
- the LOC120352825 gene encoding uncharacterized protein LOC120352825 — protein MTDFETIYILFEEIGNDYPGFGESGRIDIGKTNEMSDVDMERLRKDFRLIVQYHQNLNRTLKDCAMISGYGILMTSLLIAIDTCFNIYLMLQANNPKIVMNYAASCFCNNILMLLCYYSGQRISNQNEILRRFLANLPWMDKPQWFKQSMLIMMARATVDIEINPYGVFVLNLTSYKDLMKAAFSFGNILYRRKKMD, from the exons ATGACAGATTTTGAGACGATCTACATACTTTTTGAGGAAATTGGGAATGATTATCCAGGTTTTGGTGAGAGTGGTAGAATTGATATAggaaaaacaaatgaaatgaGTGATGTTGATATGGAGAGACTCCGCAAAGATTTCAGGCTAATAGTGCAGTACCACCAGAACCTTAATCG gACCCTCAAGGACTGTGCAATGATCTCTGGATATGGGATATTGATGACGAGTTTGCTAATTGCTATTGATACTTGCTTCAATATCTATTTGATGTTGCAG gCAAATAATCCAAAGATTGTCATGAATTATGCTGCATCATGTTTCTGCAACAATATACTGATGCTCCTCTGCTACTACAGTGGTCAACGCATTTCTAACCAG AATGAAATACTGCGTAGATTTCTTGCAAATCTTCCCTGGATGGATAAGCCGCAATGGTTCAAGCAGAGTATGCTTATAATGATGGCCAGAGCCACTGTCGACATTGAAATCAATCCTTATGGAGTTTTTGTACTCAACCTCACCTCCTACAAAGAT TTGATGAAAGCTGCTTTCTCATTTGGAAATATTTTGTACAGGAGGAAGAAAATGGACTAA